The sequence TTGAGCCGCAAGGCAACCTGCCAGATCACAAGGGATCCGATCACGCCGGCGATGGTGACGATCAGCGACACCGCGCCGATATCAGGGATGATGCCGGTGCGGAGCAGCAGGGTTCGTGTCGCCGCCATTGGCAGGAAGAAGGCGAGATAGATCACGATGGAATGCTCGCCGCAGAAGCGGAAGAAGTTCAGCCAATGCGCGCGCGCGAGCAGCGTGCCGGTCGTGATGATGGCGCAGGCGCCGGCGAAGCCGAGCACAAGCGACACGATCTTCCATTCGCTCGCGCCGATTGCGACGAGGCCGGCATTGACCAGCGCCCAGGCCGCGAGCGCTGCGAGCGCCCATGCAGGATGGCTGCGCGCGCGATCCGACAGTGCGAACACGTAAGGCGCGAACAGATAGCCCGAATAGAAATAGACGAAGCGCGCGCAGAACTCGTCGATCGCGGTCCAGCCGGTCGTGATGCGCGCCGTCTCCAGCGCTGCGGCAATGAGCCAGATCGCGAGCGGCGGAAGTTTGCGTGTCGATTTTGTGACGACAAAGAAGACCGGCAACAGATAGATGAACCAGAGCGTGCCGAACGGCTCGATGAAGGATTCGAGGTACCGGAGGCCGACCTCGCGCCAGCTCGTCTCCGCGGCAAACGCGGGCGCCTTGAAGCCGAACTGGATTGTCACCCAGACGACATAAAAATAGGCGAAATGCATCACCTTGCGGTCGAGATAGGTTCGCCAGTCGCGGTCGATCACGAGCGGCAGGAACAGGCCCGAAATCAGGAAGAAATCCGGCATCCGGAACGGCTTTGCGAAGGCCACGACGACATGCATGAAACCGGTCTCGCCGGCGGCGAGCTCGACCCCCAGCACCGAATGCATCATCACGACCATGACGATGCAGATGCCCTTGGCATAGTCGATCCAGTCGACACGCGCGGCGGCAGGGGCCTTGGAGAGCCCGTGTGCTGCGATTGTGCCTGATGAAGCCATGGTGTCCCTTTTCGAGCCGTATTCCGCCCGTCCCTGTATGGGCGTGGGGCAGTTTGAAGCCCCGCGGTTTCAGACTTCTTTACCGGTTCAATTCACGTGCCGGTTTTTGCGTCGCTGACGGTTCCCTTCCACCGGGAAAATGCTAAACCGCCCCACATTGGGGTTTCGTTAACCAAGCCAAAACAGGTTTTTTCATGCGAATCGCGATGATCGGAACGGGCTATGTGGGACTGGTGTCCGGAGCCTGCTTTGCGGATTTCGGTCACGACGTCACCTGCGTCGACAAGGACGAGAGGAAGATCGCGGCCCTGCACCGCGGCGAGATCCCGATCTACGAGCCCGGCCTCGACGAGCTGGTCGCAACCAACGTCAAGGCCAAGCGGCTCGACTTCACCACCGACCTGTCGAAGCCGGTCGCCGATGCGGACGCCGTGTTCATCGCGGTCGGCACGCCCTCGCGCCGCGGCGACGGTCACGCCGACCTGTCTTACGTCTATGCCGCCGCGAAAGAGATCGCGCAGTCGTTGACCGGCTTCACCGTCGTGGTGACGAAGTCGACCGTGCCCGTCGGCACCGGCGACGAGGTCGAGCGCATCATCCGCGAGACCAACCCGAAGGCGGACGTCGTGGTCGCCTCCAACCCCGAATTCCTGCGCGAGGGCGCGGCGATCCGCGACTTCAAGTTCCCCGACCGCGTCGTGGTCGGCACCTCGGACGAGCGCGGCCGCAAGGTGATGGGCGACATCTATCGCCCGCTGTCGCTGAACCAGGCGCCGCTGATGTTCACCGCGCGCCGCACCGCGGAGATGATCAAATACGCCGCGAACGCCTTTCTCGCGACCAAGATCACCTTCATCAACGAGATCGCGGACCTCTCGGAGAAGGTCGGCGCCAACGTGCAGGAGGTCGCACGCGGCATTGGCCTCGACAACCGCATCGGCACCAAGTTCCTGCATGCCGGTCCCGGCTTTGGCGGCTCGTGCTTCCCGAAGGACACCAAGGCGCTGATCAAGATCGCGCAGGACTACGACGTGTCCTTGCGCATCGTCGAATCCGTGCTTGCCGTGAACGAGAACCGCAAGCGCGCCATGGCGCGGAAAGTGAGTCAGGCGCTCGGCGGAGGCTTGCGCGGCAAGACCATCGCCGTGCTCGGCCTGACCTTCAAGCCCGACACCGACGACATGCGCGACGCGCCGTCGATCCCACTCGTCACCGGCCTGATCGACATGGGCGCGAACGTGAAGGCGTTCGATCCCGTCGGCATGGAGCAGGCGAAGGGTGAGCTGCCCAACATCACCTATTGCGAGGACGCCTATTCCTGCGCGCAAGGCGCCGATGCCCTCGTCATCGTCACCGAGTGGGTGCAGTTCCGCGCGCTCGATCTCGACCGGCTGAAGGCGGCCATGGCGCAGCCCGTCGTCGTCGACCTCCGCAACATCTACAGCCCCGAGGACATGCGCGCGGCCGGCTTCACCTATGAGAGCGTCGGCCGCCCGTCGGCGCAGGGCTGATCGTTACACACGATTGTCATACCCCGCGAAGGCGGGGTATCCAGTACAGACGGATTTCGGGATGGCCGGGATCTGAATTGACTGGATCGTCCACCCCCGCGCGCGGTTGCGCGCAAGGTGGACGATGACGGACCGAGACTATTGCCCCGCAGTTTCGACACGCCCCTCCCGATCGATGCCGTGCTCGACGACTTGTCGCGCACGCTGGATCAGCACAATGCCGCCGTGCTGGTAGCGCCTCCCGGTGCCGGCAAGACCACGCGCGTGCCGCTGGCGTTGCTCGATGCGCCCTGGGCCAAAGGCAAGAAGATCATCGTGCTGGAGCCGCGCCGCATCGCTGCGCGGGCCAGCGCCGACCGCATGGCCAAATCGCTCGGCGAGCGTGCCGGCGAGACCGTCGGTTATCGCGTCCGCTTCGGCTCAAAAATCTCGCGGGCGACGCGCATCGAGGTGGTGACCGAGGGCATTTTTACCCGCCAGATCCTCGACGACCCTGAACTCTCCGGCGTTGCCGCGATCCTGTTCGACGAATTCCACGAGCGCTCGCTCGATGCCGACATGGGCCTTGCACTGGCGCGCGATGCACAGACCGGTCTGCGAGAAGACCTGCGCATTCTCGTGATGTCGGCCACGCTCGATGGCGCGCGCGTGGCAAAACTGCTGGGCGAAGCGCCCGTCGTCGAGAGCGAGGGCCGCGCCTTTCCGGTCGAGACGCGCTATCTCGGCCGCAAGGCGGATGCGCCGATCGAACGGCAGATGGCCGATGCCATCGCATCCGCACTCCGCGCCGACAGCGGCTCGGTGCTGGCGTTCCTGCCAGGCGCCGCCGAGATCCGCCGCACCCAGAATTTCCTTAGTGAGCGCGTGCAGGACGCCAGCATCGAGATCGTGCCGCTGTTCGGCGCGCTCGATGCCGCCGTGCAGGACCGCGCCATCGCGCCGGCGCCGAAGGGCACGCGAAAAGTGGTGTTGGCAACCTCGATCGCGGAGACCTCGCTCACCATCGAGGGCGTGCGCATCGTGGTCGATTCCGGTCTCGCCCGCGTGCCGCGCTACGAGCCGGATATCGGCCTGACCCGGCTTGAAACCGTGCGCGCCGCGCGTGCGGCGGTGGACCAGCGCCGCGGCCGCGCCGGCCGCACCGAGCCCGGCGTCTGCTACCGGCTGTGGGACGAGCCGCAGACGGCCTCGCTCGCGCCCTACACCCAGCCGGAAATTTTGAGCGCCGATCTGTCCTCGCTGGTGCTCGATCTCGCGCAATGGGGCGTCACTGATCCCGCCGCGCTGTCATTCCTCGATCCGCCGCCGCAGCCGGCCTGGAAGGAAGCAAAAGGCCTGCTCTCCGAGCTCAACGCGCTCGACGCCGACGGCCGTATCACCGCCGAGGGCAAGAGCCTGCGCGCGCTGGCGCTGCCGCCGCGCCTGGCACGCATGATCGTGGATTCGCATCGCGCCGGCGAGGGCGAGGCCGCCGCTGAGATCGCGGCCATCATCACCGAGCGCGGGCTCGGCGGCGACAGTGTCGATCTCGAGCACCGGCGCGACCAGTTTCGCCGCGACCGCTCGCCGCGCGCCGCGAGCGCACGCGATCTGGCGCGACGCTGGGCCTCGCAGGTGGCAGCGTCCGAGAAGGCAGGGCAGCAGGACGATCTCTCCACCGGCCTGATGCTCGCCTATGCCTTCCCGGACCGCGTCGCGCGCAATCGCGGCAATGGCAGCTTCGTGCTCGCCAATGGTCGTGGTGCGGCTGTGGAGCAGACATCCTCGCTCGCGCGCGCGCCCTATATCGCGATCGGCGAGATGACGGGAACAGCGGCGAGCGGCCGCATCCTGCTCGCCGCGCAAATCACCCAGGACGAGATCGAGCTTCACTTCGCCGAGCATATCGAGAGCGCCGACGAGATCTCCTTCGACCGCGGCGCGATGGCGCTGCGCGCGCGGCGCAAGCGCGCGCTGCATGCGATCACGCTCTCCGAGGCGACGCTTGCCGTGTCGCCTTCGGAAGAAACCGCGCGCATCTTTGCGGACGGGCTGATCGCCGCCGGCCTCGATCGGTTGCCCTGGTCGAAGGCCGCCAAACAATGGCGCGACCGCGTCATGTTCCTGCGCAAGGCCGAAGGCGACAGCTGGCCGGATCTGTCCGACGACGGTCTGATCGCGCGGCGCGACGATTGGCTGGTGCCGGCGCTCTATGACAAGATCACGCTCAAGGACATTTCCCCCGGCGATCTCTCCGATGCGCTGATGGCGCTGCTGCCGTGGGAGATGCGCGCGCGGCTCGACCGCGAGGCGCCGACGCATTTCGAGGCGCCGACGGGCAGCGTGCTCGCGATCGACTACGAGGCCGAGCAGGGCCCGACCATCGCGGTCCGGCTGCAGGAATTGTTCGGCCTGAACACCCATCCGTCGATCGCGGCCGGCAAGGTGCCGCTGGTGCTGGAATTGCTGTCGCCGGCACAGCGCCCGGTGCAGGTGACGCGCGATCTTCCCGGCTTCTGGCGCGGCAGCTATGCGGCAGTCCGCTCCGACCTGCGCGGCCGCTATCCGCGCCACCCTTGGCCGGACGATCCCGCGAGCGCGCTGCCGACCCGCCGGGCAAAGCCGCGCGGGACGTGAGTTGTCTTCTCCCTCGCCCCGCTCTTGCGGGGAGAGGGGCGGGGAGAGGTTTAAGTCGCCGCATTAACCGTCCGCTCATCCTTTTCGCCAAAATGGCGAGGTCCTGGCCGCGGCTCCGCTCGCGGGCGAACGGGTTGCGTGGTGAAATCGAGCGTTCCGGCTCGGAAGTGGTGTGATGCGTAACATTATGATCTTCGCGGCCATCATGATCGGCCTCGGCACTTTCATGGCGCAGATGGCCGACAGGGTGAGCTCCGCCTCCGCCACGTCAGTGCCGCGCACGACGGTTGCTGTTGCCGCCGCAGCGCCTGCGGGAGGCCGGAGCCTCACCATTTCCCGCGACGGCCGCGGGCACTTCCAGACCGAAGGTCGGATCGACGGGCAGCGCATCGGCTTCATGGTCGATACCGGCGCCTCCGTCGTCGCGCTGAACGAGTCCTCGGCGGCCCGCTTCGGGCTGCGCCCCTCGCGCGGCGAATACAACGCCACCGTCTCCACCGCCAACGGCACCATCAAGGCCGCGCGTACCCGCATCGCCATGCTCGATGTCGGCGGCCTCATCGTGCGCGATGTCGACGCCATGGTGCTGCCCGACGAGGCGCTGTCGGAAAACCTGCTCGGCCTCTCCTTCCTGTCCCGCCTCAAGCGCTTTGAATATGCCAACGGGCAGATGGTGCTGGAGCAGTAAGTCGCGTCATGCGCTCCCTAGCGCGTTGACGAATGGCCATTCGCGAGAACTTTTTGAACGGAATGGGCGCAAGCCCAGCGCAGGATCGCGTGTCCCCGTTACCAAACTGCCGCAATTATCGGCCATAAGCCTTCATTCCCGCCTTCCGCAGCGGCCCGGCATTCGCTAAGGCTGCATCAATTCCTGCCCTTTTCACGAGACCGTCTCAATGTTTCCCAAGCCGAAACCCGTCTTGCTGCCCAACACCTACGCCTTCGAATCCGAGCCGATGGTGAAGCCCACCGGCTTTCGCGAATACGACGCGCGCTGGTTGTTCCAGAAGGAAATCAACCTGATGGGTGTGCAGGCGCTCGGCATGGGCCTGGGCGCGCTGATCGCCGAGCTCGGCGTCAGCCAAGAGATCGTCACCGGTCATGATTTCCGTGGTTATTCGGCCTCGATCAAATACGCGCTGATCTCCGGCCTGATGGCGGCGGGCTGCAAGGTGCATGATATTGGCCTTGCGGTGACGCCGATGGCCTATTTCGCGCAGTTCGATCTCGACGTGCCCTGCGTCGCCATGGTCACGGCCTCGCACAACGACAATGGCTGGACCGGCGTGAAGATGGGCGCCAACCGCCCGTTGACCTTCGGCCCCGACGAGATGACGCGGTTGAAGGAGATCGTGCTCAATGCCGAGTTCAAGAACAAGGCCGGCGGCGCCTACCAGTTCCACGAGAATTATCCGGCGCGCTACATCGCCGATCTCACCAATCGTCCGAAGCTTAAGCGCAAGCTGAAGGTCGTCGCGGCTTGCGGCAACGGCACTGCCGGCGCGTTCGCGCCGCAGGTGCTGGAAGCGATCGGCTGCGAGGTGATTCCGCTCGACACCGAGCTCGATCACACCTTCCCGAAATACAATCCGAACCCCGAAGACATGGAGATGCTGCACGCGATCCGCGACGCCGTGCTGCATCACAAGGCCGATGTCGGCCTCGGCTTCGACGGCGACGGCGACCGCTGCGGCGTCGTCGACAACACCGGCGAGGAGATCTTTGCCGACAAGGTCGGCGTGATGCTGGCGCGCGACATGTCGGCGATCCACGAGGACGCACAGTTCATCGTCGACGTGAAGTCGACCGGCCTCTTCATCACCGATCCCGTGCTGCAGAAGCAGGGCGCCAAGACCGCCTATTGGAAGACCGGCCATTCCTACATGAAGCGCCGTACCAACGAGACCGGCGCGCTCGCCGGCTTCGAGAAGTCCGGCCACTTCTTCTTCAACAAGCCGTATGGCCGTGGCTATGACGACGGTCTCGTGTCGGCGATCGCGATCTGCGACATGCTCGACCGCGCGCCCGGCAAGTCGATGGCCGA is a genomic window of Bradyrhizobium sp. CB1717 containing:
- a CDS encoding TIGR02281 family clan AA aspartic protease, producing MRNIMIFAAIMIGLGTFMAQMADRVSSASATSVPRTTVAVAAAAPAGGRSLTISRDGRGHFQTEGRIDGQRIGFMVDTGASVVALNESSAARFGLRPSRGEYNATVSTANGTIKAARTRIAMLDVGGLIVRDVDAMVLPDEALSENLLGLSFLSRLKRFEYANGQMVLEQ
- a CDS encoding UDP-glucose/GDP-mannose dehydrogenase family protein; translated protein: MRIAMIGTGYVGLVSGACFADFGHDVTCVDKDERKIAALHRGEIPIYEPGLDELVATNVKAKRLDFTTDLSKPVADADAVFIAVGTPSRRGDGHADLSYVYAAAKEIAQSLTGFTVVVTKSTVPVGTGDEVERIIRETNPKADVVVASNPEFLREGAAIRDFKFPDRVVVGTSDERGRKVMGDIYRPLSLNQAPLMFTARRTAEMIKYAANAFLATKITFINEIADLSEKVGANVQEVARGIGLDNRIGTKFLHAGPGFGGSCFPKDTKALIKIAQDYDVSLRIVESVLAVNENRKRAMARKVSQALGGGLRGKTIAVLGLTFKPDTDDMRDAPSIPLVTGLIDMGANVKAFDPVGMEQAKGELPNITYCEDAYSCAQGADALVIVTEWVQFRALDLDRLKAAMAQPVVVDLRNIYSPEDMRAAGFTYESVGRPSAQG
- the hrpB gene encoding ATP-dependent helicase HrpB, translated to MPRSFDTPLPIDAVLDDLSRTLDQHNAAVLVAPPGAGKTTRVPLALLDAPWAKGKKIIVLEPRRIAARASADRMAKSLGERAGETVGYRVRFGSKISRATRIEVVTEGIFTRQILDDPELSGVAAILFDEFHERSLDADMGLALARDAQTGLREDLRILVMSATLDGARVAKLLGEAPVVESEGRAFPVETRYLGRKADAPIERQMADAIASALRADSGSVLAFLPGAAEIRRTQNFLSERVQDASIEIVPLFGALDAAVQDRAIAPAPKGTRKVVLATSIAETSLTIEGVRIVVDSGLARVPRYEPDIGLTRLETVRAARAAVDQRRGRAGRTEPGVCYRLWDEPQTASLAPYTQPEILSADLSSLVLDLAQWGVTDPAALSFLDPPPQPAWKEAKGLLSELNALDADGRITAEGKSLRALALPPRLARMIVDSHRAGEGEAAAEIAAIITERGLGGDSVDLEHRRDQFRRDRSPRAASARDLARRWASQVAASEKAGQQDDLSTGLMLAYAFPDRVARNRGNGSFVLANGRGAAVEQTSSLARAPYIAIGEMTGTAASGRILLAAQITQDEIELHFAEHIESADEISFDRGAMALRARRKRALHAITLSEATLAVSPSEETARIFADGLIAAGLDRLPWSKAAKQWRDRVMFLRKAEGDSWPDLSDDGLIARRDDWLVPALYDKITLKDISPGDLSDALMALLPWEMRARLDREAPTHFEAPTGSVLAIDYEAEQGPTIAVRLQELFGLNTHPSIAAGKVPLVLELLSPAQRPVQVTRDLPGFWRGSYAAVRSDLRGRYPRHPWPDDPASALPTRRAKPRGT
- a CDS encoding acyltransferase family protein, whose protein sequence is MASSGTIAAHGLSKAPAAARVDWIDYAKGICIVMVVMMHSVLGVELAAGETGFMHVVVAFAKPFRMPDFFLISGLFLPLVIDRDWRTYLDRKVMHFAYFYVVWVTIQFGFKAPAFAAETSWREVGLRYLESFIEPFGTLWFIYLLPVFFVVTKSTRKLPPLAIWLIAAALETARITTGWTAIDEFCARFVYFYSGYLFAPYVFALSDRARSHPAWALAALAAWALVNAGLVAIGASEWKIVSLVLGFAGACAIITTGTLLARAHWLNFFRFCGEHSIVIYLAFFLPMAATRTLLLRTGIIPDIGAVSLIVTIAGVIGSLVIWQVALRLNAHFLFERPDVFWIAPKKAGPVLQAAE
- a CDS encoding phosphomannomutase/phosphoglucomutase yields the protein MFPKPKPVLLPNTYAFESEPMVKPTGFREYDARWLFQKEINLMGVQALGMGLGALIAELGVSQEIVTGHDFRGYSASIKYALISGLMAAGCKVHDIGLAVTPMAYFAQFDLDVPCVAMVTASHNDNGWTGVKMGANRPLTFGPDEMTRLKEIVLNAEFKNKAGGAYQFHENYPARYIADLTNRPKLKRKLKVVAACGNGTAGAFAPQVLEAIGCEVIPLDTELDHTFPKYNPNPEDMEMLHAIRDAVLHHKADVGLGFDGDGDRCGVVDNTGEEIFADKVGVMLARDMSAIHEDAQFIVDVKSTGLFITDPVLQKQGAKTAYWKTGHSYMKRRTNETGALAGFEKSGHFFFNKPYGRGYDDGLVSAIAICDMLDRAPGKSMADLKDALPKTWSSPTMSPHCADETKYGVIDKVVKHFEGLQAKGAKIGGQSIRDLVTVNGVRVTVEDGSWGLVRASSNKPELVVVVESPVSEQRMHDMFEMVNSVLRTHPEVGEYNQTI